The following proteins are co-located in the Microplitis demolitor isolate Queensland-Clemson2020A chromosome 5, iyMicDemo2.1a, whole genome shotgun sequence genome:
- the LOC103575278 gene encoding histone deacetylase complex subunit SAP18 translates to MASMVESMVVDDKQLPEKPVDREKTCPLLLRVFCNTGRHHNIMDYSRGNVPSNELQIYTWMDATLREITGLVKEVNPDARSKGTYFDFSLVTPEPRNSCYRMREIGVTCSGQKGADDNKTLAQVRFTIGDYLDISITPPNRMMQPTARRGGLRQY, encoded by the exons ATGGCGTCAATGGTAGAGTCTATGGTCGTCGACGACAAACAGTTACCCGAAAAACCAGTTGATAGAGAAAAG ACATGtccattattattaagagTATTTTGCAACACTGGACGTCATCACAACATAATGGACTACAGCCGTGGGAATGTACCATCAAATGAATTACAAATCTACACGTGGATGGATGCGACCTTGCGCGAAATCACCGGATTAGTAAAAGAAGTAAACCCGGATGCCCGCAGCAAAGGAACttactttgatttttcattagTAACTCCGGAACCGCGTAATTCTTGTTACCGTATGCGAGAAATTGGTGTGACATGTTCCGGACAGAAGGGAGCCGACGACAATAAAACACTTGCCCAAGTAAGATTCACCATCGGCGACTACCTGGACATCTCGATAACTCCACCGAATCGCATGATGCAACCAACAGCTAGACGTGGTGGCCTCCGTCAATATTGA
- the LOC103575277 gene encoding kinesin-like protein costa has product MMHYGSWITPQQVMDNRYYSSSFVEEPYRSRSDPRDEDSEQTGDETHETITTATSEDRSPSADIFRLEFAATQRLKLVSNAEGLFNRLVASNILPHNEQDQIEQWLCMKQEYEECITSDETASTPGYGENTRRSLERIEEVTETDDKTDESNPQRISSDTSVSDVDDDDDDDDDDDDDDDDDDDDDDDDDDDDENDEENEDDESNINSENPDFLEKLDECMNKFKQETDYIIDNINDEYIDKSLPIIAGHLSTNNNNNNNNNNNNNNYNINTSSDDNYKIIKPIPIRNRSVRRNSMLPGSDMCNDIVAFTTGLKLPTCCQEQSAGECVTDNSPDILVDALKSNDILEPIKTLKTLTMNNEVKQTQVKIIKEELDDAHKRIEELQKTIKIKEEFIGDMIKNSETRRQKVERKKFKVKRELSSRSWTTDKSMSLLRDEKCHRDIELCKNIAIHYEQRLMDIERIRQIAGDSAKKVLELEMSLNYSKMQMEKLQWQLKNEEDRKNQLENELAEDQKKIKELEEKYNLTESKLQELKSESEDERANSRMRIEQKVLINSRLSQLEYFKDKSLDLEKAEDLKKAADSNGVQKLRDAIEELRIHKDSLESQKFDLMTKMQEGKLTEDEERKRLECNEAIEMIDTMIENKNSLICKLMKLGVNSLNNNSSNPEESRISTEKMMIDRHLSRLSDREMRELFYVYFKKVIDLKESSRTLDIQNAIYEADLQKMKRQIRTLMNALKDRQYDHNQTIVMSGKGDQEKLQLVLRDFANEADDLELEMERLRRENKSLRRKVGELKTARITGLSPSKYTKQGYREFNPIEEKTKVTREKNRIIIQKTHCDKKKK; this is encoded by the coding sequence atgaTGCATTACGGATCATGGATAACTCCTCAACAAGTGATGGACAATCGTTACTACTCATCCTCATTTGTCGAAGAGCCCTACCGCTCGCGAAGTGACCCCCGGGACGAAGACAGCGAGCAAACTGGAGACGAGACCCACGAAACAATAACAACAGCCACCTCCGAGGATCGAAGCCCCAGCGCAGACATATTTCGGCTGGAATTCGCTGCAACTCAGCGTCTTAAACTAGTGTCCAATGCAGAAGGTCTTTTCAACCGTCTGGTTGCAAGCAATATTCTCCCCCACAATGAGCAGGACCAGATAGAGCAGTGGCTCTGCATGAAGCAAGAGTACGAGGAGTGCATCACCAGTGACGAGACCGCAAGTACTCCTGGTTACGGTGAAAACACTCGTCGGTCACTGGAACGTATCGAGGAAGTTACTGAAACTGATGACAAGACTGATGAATCAAATCCTCAGCGTATTTCTTCGGATACTTCAGTGTCcgatgttgatgatgatgatgatgatgatgatgatgatgatgatgatgatgatgatgatgatgatgatgatgatgatgatgatgatgatgatgaaaatgatgaagaaaatgaagatgatgaaagtaatattaattcagAAAATCCAGACTTTTTAGAAAAACTCGACGAgtgtatgaataaatttaaacaagaaacagattatattattgataatattaatgatgaaTATATTGACAAAAGTTTGCCGATAATTGCTGGacatttatcaacaaataataataataataataataataataataataacaataattataatattaatactagtagtgatgataattataaaataataaaaccaaTACCAATAAGAAATAGATCGGTACGGAGGAATTCAATGCTACCGGGTTCAGATATGTGTAATGATATTGTCGCATTTACGACGGGTTTAAAACTTCCAACGTGTTGTCAAGAGCAATCAGCTGGTGAATGTGTTACTGATAACTCACCGGACATTTTGGTCGATGCATTGAAGAGCAATGATATACTCGAACCGATAAAAACTCTCAAGACGCTGACGATGAACAATGAAGTTAAACAGACTCaggttaaaattataaaagaggAACTAGACGACGCGCACAAACGTATTGAAGAGCTACAGAAGACTATAAAGATTAAGGAAGAATTTATTGGGgatatgattaaaaattccgAGACACGGAGACAAAAAGTtgagcgaaaaaaatttaaagttaaaagaGAACTAAGTTCACGCTCTTGGACTACTGATAAGTCAATGTCTTTGTTGAGGGATGAAAAATGCCATCGAGACATTGAGTTGTGTAAGAATATCGCAATACACTATGAGCAGAGGCTTATGGACATCGAGAGGATAAGACAGATTGCTGGAGATTCGGCAAAGAAAGTGTTGGAGTTAGAAATGTCgctaaattattcaaaaatgcaGATGGAAAAGCTCCAGTGGCAGCTGAAAAATGAGGAggatagaaaaaatcagttggAGAATGAACTTGCTGAAGATcagaagaaaattaaagagcTGGAGGAAAAGTATAATTTAACAGAGTCTAAGCTACAGGAATTGAAGAGCGAGTCGGAAGACGAGCGAGCAAACTCGAGGATGAGGATTGAACAGAAGGTTTTGATTAATTCGAGACTGTCACAGTTAGAATATTTCAAGGACAAGTCTTTGGACTTGGAGAAGGCtgaggatttaaaaaaagctgCAGACAGCAATGGGGTCCAGAAGCTAAGGGACGCGATCGAGGAACTGCGGATACATAAAGATAGTTTAGAGAGCCAGAAATTTGATTTGATGACCAAGATGCAGGAGGGAAAACTCACTGAAGACGAAGAGAGAAAACGACTGGAATGTAATGAAGCTATTGAAATGATTGATAcaatgattgaaaataaaaattcactcATCTGTAAGCTTATGAAACTAGGAgtcaatagtttaaataataactcaaGCAATCCCGAGGAATCTAGAATCAGCACTGAGAAGATGATGATCGATAGACATCTGTCGAGATTGAGTGATCGGGAAATGAGGGAGTTGTTTTATgtttactttaaaaaagttattgactTGAAGGAAAGCTCGAGAACGCTTGATATACAAAATGCTATTTACGAAGCAGATCTTCAGAAAATGAAGCGGCAGATTCGTACGCTGATGAACGCGCTCAAAGACAGGCAGTATGATCATAACCAGACAATCGTCATGTCTGGTAAAGGAGACCAGGAAAAGCTCCAGCTCGTTTTAAGGGACTTTGCCAACGAGGCTGACGATTTGGAGTTGGAGATGGAGAGACTCAGAAGAGAAAACAAGAGTCTCAGAAGGAAAGTTGGAGAGCTCAAGACCGCGAGAATCACTGGCCTCAGTCCCAGCAAGTACACTAAGCAAGGCTATAGAGAATTCAACCCAATTGAAGAGAAAACAAAGGTCACCCGAGAAAAGAATAGAATTATCATTCAGAAAACTCATTGtgacaaaaagaaaaagtag